GAAGGTATACACCTCTCCCAAGCTCGGTATCTCGGGTTTACAGCGCATCACTTTCTCGTAAAGCTCTTGGTCGGAGACAAAGCAAAGCTTGATACCGGCATCATTGAATATGAACTTGTAATCGGTCTCTGAAGCTGTCGGATAAATAGGCACGTCCTGCGCACCGATTTGCAGAATTCCCATATCTACGATGTTCCATTCCGTTCGGTTATTGGATATCATCGCGATCTTATCGTTCGGCCCCAATCCCATGCGCCAGAGCGCGCGACTGATCTTGTTGGCTTGATCAATGAACTCTTGAGTAGAGGTCTTGACCCATTTCCCGTTCACCTTGCTTGCAATGCAATCGCCCTTGGGATGATGAGCTAAGGCGTGATATGGGAAATCAAAGAGTCTCTTTATTTCCATGAAAGTAGTTTTTGTAGCGATTCAGTTCCTAAATATAACCTAAAGAACGTTTTTGGTTCATGCTCTGTGCAATGTTTGGTATTTTTGCCGCAAATTTCCTTGTAAATGACCGATACCAACACCCGTCCCACAACCTTAGAAGACGCCCGGAACCTCGGATTGCTCGAAACGGAGTACGAACTCATCAAAGAGCGTCTCGGACGCGTGCCCAATTTTACGGAATTGAGTGTCTACTCGGTTATGTGGAGCGAACACTGCTCATACAAGAACTCTATCCTCTGGCTCAAAAAACTCCCAAAGGAAGGTCCGCATATGTTGGTGCAAGCCGGTGAGGAAAATGCCGGACTGGTCGACATCGGCGATGGATTGGCTTGTGCATTCAAGATCGAATCGCACAACCACCCTTCTGCATTGGAGCCGTATCAAGGAGCTGCTACCGGGGTCGGTGGAATCAATCGAGATATTTTCACCATGGGCGCTCGCCCGATCGCCCAGCTGAATTCACTTCGTTTCGGAAACCTCGAGAACGCACGCACAAAGTGGCTGGTCGAGGGAGTTACTAAAGGTATCGGTGACTATGGAAATGCTTTCGGTATTCCCATCGTAGGCGGAGAAGTTTACTTCGATGAGAGTTACAATCAAAATCCATTGGTCAATGCCTTTTCGGCCGGAATCATGAACGTAGGTGACATGATCAGCGCCACTTCATCCGGAGTCGGAAACCCTGTGTACATCGTGGGCTCGGCGACGGGAAAAGATGGAATTCACGGGGCGGCATTCGCCTCCAAAGATATTACCGAGGCCTCAGCCGAAGACCTTCCAGCTGTTCAGGTTGGCGACCCTTTCCAGGAGAAACTATTGCTAGAAGCAACATTGGAGTTGGCAAAGACCGACTGTATCGTGGGAATGCAGGATATGGGAGCGGCCGGAATCACTTGTTCCAGCTGTGAAATGAGTGCTGCCGGAGAACACGGAATGGACCTCTGGCTCGACAAAGTACCTACCCGTCAAGACAATATGCAGTCGTGGGAGATCCTACTCAGTGAATCTCAAGAGCGCATGTTGGTGGTCGTTAAAAAAGGATTCGAAAAAGAGGTCGAATCGATCTTTGAAAAGTGGGATCTCGATTGTGCCGAGATCGGGGTTGTTACTGAAGGCGGTCAAGTACGCTACTTCATGAACGACGAACTCGTAGCCGAAGTTCCGGCCGAACACCTGGTGTTGGGCGGTGGTGCTCCGCAGTATGAGCGCGAGTATCGCGAACCGGCTTACTACCAAGAGTACAAGAAATTCGACATGAACAAGGTCAAAAAGCCACGCGACTTGGTAAAGGTTGCCAAGAAGCTCATGGCCTCTCCAAACATCGCCTCTAAGAAATGGATCTACGAGCAATATGACTCAATGGTAGGAACCGTCAACATGAGCACGAATGGCCCAACCGATGCCGGTCTTGTGAACATCAAAGACACCAACCGTGCGCTCGCCTTTACAGTAGACTGTAATTCGCGATACGTGCATGCCGATCCCGAAGTTGGAACGGCCATTGCCGTTTCGGAAG
This genomic interval from Flavobacteriales bacterium contains the following:
- the purL gene encoding phosphoribosylformylglycinamidine synthase subunit PurL — encoded protein: MTDTNTRPTTLEDARNLGLLETEYELIKERLGRVPNFTELSVYSVMWSEHCSYKNSILWLKKLPKEGPHMLVQAGEENAGLVDIGDGLACAFKIESHNHPSALEPYQGAATGVGGINRDIFTMGARPIAQLNSLRFGNLENARTKWLVEGVTKGIGDYGNAFGIPIVGGEVYFDESYNQNPLVNAFSAGIMNVGDMISATSSGVGNPVYIVGSATGKDGIHGAAFASKDITEASAEDLPAVQVGDPFQEKLLLEATLELAKTDCIVGMQDMGAAGITCSSCEMSAAGEHGMDLWLDKVPTRQDNMQSWEILLSESQERMLVVVKKGFEKEVESIFEKWDLDCAEIGVVTEGGQVRYFMNDELVAEVPAEHLVLGGGAPQYEREYREPAYYQEYKKFDMNKVKKPRDLVKVAKKLMASPNIASKKWIYEQYDSMVGTVNMSTNGPTDAGLVNIKDTNRALAFTVDCNSRYVHADPEVGTAIAVSEAARNIVCSGGEPSAITNCLNFGNPYNPEAYWQFVGAIKGMSAACSKFQTPVTGGNVSFYNQSVIGDQTVPVFPTPTIGMMGIVQDKKNITPLGFQKKGDLIYLIGDPKEDIASSEYLVQYHGIKESPAPAFDLDEEFTMQEAMKKLIKAGTVNSAHDVSEGGLFVALAEASFVNDLGFDVLTDSEIREDAYLFGESQSRVVVSVDPDEEDSFISILMDAKIRFTLLGHVTQGKFVVDDKHFGMVDEYKELHSESLGRAMAH
- a CDS encoding AMP-binding protein; protein product: MEIKRLFDFPYHALAHHPKGDCIASKVNGKWVKTSTQEFIDQANKISRALWRMGLGPNDKIAMISNNRTEWNIVDMGILQIGAQDVPIYPTASETDYKFIFNDAGIKLCFVSDQELYEKVMRCKPEIPSLGEVYTFEQVEGAKNWSEVLELGADDSNQAEVKALMDKVECEDLATLI